The sequence TACTTTGGCTTCTTTTTCCAGCAGACGCAAAGTCCATCTGGAATGACCTTCTGGAACAGGACCGCAGGCAAGTTCAATAATACGTGCTTCTGCACGTCCATCAAGGATACGCCTTGCATTGTCGGAATTGATATTTCTTTTGAACTCGGTAACCGCTTCAATGCCACCGGAAAAATATTTGGTCACTGTATTCGTTACAGTTGTCAGGCAAACACCATTTGATCTTGCGGATTGCTCATGGGTTAATACTTTCCCATGAGCCTCATCCAAATCAATAATAATCTGGCATCTGCTTCGAATAGTTTTAGATGTATTACTTTTGCGAATTATAGATTTTAATGTCTTCAATTCATCATCTGTAAGTTTAATGACATATTTTCTTGGTCTTGCCATATAAATCACCGCTGTTTTCTTTTATTTTAACATGAAGCGGCTATAATAGCTATAAATATTTAGTTAAATGTCAACAATACAGTACACTAGTGGGTTACTGAAAGAGTCGATTCATTTGATTTTTGCAGATAAAATTTGTATTATCATAACGCATGATTTAGAAATGGCATCTATTGCGGATACAAGTATAAATTTATCAGATTAATGGTTAAAAAGGATTTTAATTACTTCTTTTTAAAAGGCAAT comes from Coprococcus phoceensis and encodes:
- a CDS encoding helix-turn-helix domain-containing protein, with translation MARPRKYVIKLTDDELKTLKSIIRKSNTSKTIRSRCQIIIDLDEAHGKVLTHEQSARSNGVCLTTVTNTVTKYFSGGIEAVTEFKRNINSDNARRILDGRAEARIIELACGPVPEGHSRWTLRLLEKEAKVVLDTPVSKDAIRRALKKTNFDLTKMNTGAFPQERTQNL